Below is a genomic region from bacterium.
CGGATGTCTGAGGCTCTCGGGCGAACGCAAACCCGATGAACGCACGCAGCGCGTCTGGAAGGATCGGGCGCCGCGCGCGAAAAGCTCGAGTCCCCTCGTTTTACGGAGAAGTTTGATGCCCCGCGTACTGGTTCTGCCCGGAGATGGAATTGGCCCCGAGGTGACCGCCGAAGCGGTCGCCGTCCTGCAGGAAGTGGCTCCGGACCTGGAGTTCGAACAGGCCTTGATCGGGGGTTGCGCGATCGACGCCGAAGGCGCTCCGCTCTCGGATGCCACGATCGCCAGAGCCAGGGAATGCGGGCTGGTCCTGCTGGGCGCAGTCGGTGGACCGAAGTGGGACGCATTGCCGCCCGCGCAACGCCCGGAGCGCGGTCTGTTGCGCATCCGCAAGGAACTGGAACTCTTCGCAAATCTGCGGCCCGCACAGGTGATGGAGGTACTGTCCGACGCCAGTCCTCTGCGACCGGAGTGCGTAAAGGGTGTCGATCTGATCGTCATTCGCGAACTGACCGGCGGTATCTACTACGGCCAACCGAGCGGGCGCGACGATCGCGACGGCAAGCGCCGGGCACTCAACACCATGGTCTACGACGAGGACGAAGTCCGGCGCATCGCGCGCGTGGCTTTTCAGACGGCTCAGCGGCGGCGCAAGCTGCTGACGAACATCCACAAGGCAAATGTGCTCGATGTCTGCGCGTTCTGGAACGAGATCGTCGAAGAAGTCGCACTGGAATTTCCCGACGTGAAGCTCGAACATCAACTCGTCGACAGTATGGCCATGATCCTTCTGCGCGATGCGCCCGATTTCGACGTGGTCCTGTGTCCCAATATGTTCGGCGACATCATCTCAGACGAAGCTGCCATGATCACCGGTTCGCTGGGCATGTTGCCTTCCGCGAGTGTGGGTGACTCGGGGCAGGGACTCTTCGAGCCCGTGCACGGCAGCGCACCGGACATCGCAGGGACCGATCAAGCAAATCCACTGGCCGCGATTCTTTGCGCCGCGATGTTGTTGGAACACGGACTCGAGCGCGGCGACGCGGCTGCGCGAGTGCGCGATGCGGTTGAACGGGTCTTGACCGACGGGTATCGCACTGCGGATCTCGCCCGCTCGGGCGAGACCAAGACGGGGACACGCGAAATGGGCAAGCGAGTGCGCGAGGCGCTGAGTTGATGGCGCAAAAAGGTTTTCGCGTCGCGGTGATCGGGGCGACGGGAGCAGTGGGGAGCGAGATCATCGACGTGCTCGAGCAGCGCCGGCTTCCGGTACTGGAACTCCTGCCGTTTGCGAGCGAAGCCTCCGAGGCCACACATGTCGAGTTCCGGGGCGAGGAAGTGGACGTGGGCCTACCGGAGGCGTCGCTGCTGGCCGACTGCGACCTGGTCTTTTGCGCCGCACCGCACGTGCTGCGCGAATTCCTGCCCGCACTGCGCCAGAGCGACACTCGTGTCGTCGACCTGAGCGGTGAGTTCGAAACCGATCCAGGCATCCCAATGCACCTTCCCGGCGTGACTTCCGTGCACGCTTCTTCTCCTTTTGTCGCGATCCCGCGTGGCATCGTCGCGGGCGCAGCGCTGGCGCTGGCGCCGATCGCCCGCGAGATCGAACTCACCCGAGTCACGCTCGTGTGTCTGGAGACGGCCTCGGCTGCGGGCCTGGCTGGAATCGGCGAACTCACCAACCATACGATCGCGTTGCTCAACGAGATGACCGGCGAGACGCTTCCGTCCGAGGTCTTTCCGCGCTCGCTGGCATTCGACTGCCTGCCGCTGGTCGGGGAGGGCGGAGAGCCCGATGTCCCCTCGGAGAGATCTCTGCGCGACGTGCTGCGACGTCTGCTCGGCTCACCCGATCTGCCCGTGGAGACCACGCGCATCCACATCCCCGCACTCGGTGGCAGCGTCGCAGCGGTGCACCTCGCGCTCTCCCACGATCTTCCGGCTGCGCAGGCCCGCGATCTCTGGGAGAAGGCGCCGGGACTTCGCCTGCTGGACGAAGCCGACCTGCCCACGCCGCGCGGCGCCCTCGGGCACGACGACGTCGAGATCGGCCGGCTGCGCTCGAACCCCGAGGACGCACGCCGTCTGGCCTTCGTCCTGGCCCTCAACAACCTGCGCCGTGGCGCCGCGTTGTGTGCCATCGAGGCCGCCGAGGTCCTGCTGGGCTGATTCTGTATGTCTTCGACGCGCCGCTTCAAGCTCACGCTCGAATACGACGGAAGCGAATTCCACGGCTGGCAGTACCAGATCAATGGTCGCAGCGTCCAGGGCGTGGTCGAGGCCGCTTTCAAGCAGATCACGGGCGAGGATCTGCGCGTGAACGCAGCGGGCCGCACCGACGCGGCCGTGCACGCGCTCGGCCAGGTGGCCCACGTCGATACGACGACCCGGATGGAAGCGCTCGAGCTGCGCAAGGCGATTAACGCCGTGCTGCCCTACGAC
It encodes:
- the leuB gene encoding 3-isopropylmalate dehydrogenase, translating into MPRVLVLPGDGIGPEVTAEAVAVLQEVAPDLEFEQALIGGCAIDAEGAPLSDATIARARECGLVLLGAVGGPKWDALPPAQRPERGLLRIRKELELFANLRPAQVMEVLSDASPLRPECVKGVDLIVIRELTGGIYYGQPSGRDDRDGKRRALNTMVYDEDEVRRIARVAFQTAQRRRKLLTNIHKANVLDVCAFWNEIVEEVALEFPDVKLEHQLVDSMAMILLRDAPDFDVVLCPNMFGDIISDEAAMITGSLGMLPSASVGDSGQGLFEPVHGSAPDIAGTDQANPLAAILCAAMLLEHGLERGDAAARVRDAVERVLTDGYRTADLARSGETKTGTREMGKRVREALS